The Streptomyces sp. NBC_01276 genome contains the following window.
CCCATTCCGCGACCCGGACCTCGTAGAAGCGGTACAGGGCCTCGGCGGTGCGCGCGTCGCCGGTGGCGGCGGCGATCACGGCCTTGAACAGGGCACCCTGACGCGGGTCGGTCAGGGTGCGCCGGACGAGCTCCGCGTTGGCGAGCAGGTCCTCGGTCAGCGATCCCGTCTCGGTGCGCGGCGCCGACTGCTCGGCCATGTCCGTCAGCAGGTCCGCGACCAGCCCGGCCACCGTGCCCCAGCGCCGGTACACGGTGGTCTTCCCCACGTCGGCGCGACGGGCGATCTCGGCCAGGTCCAGCCGGTGGAAGCCCTGCTCGGCGAGGGTGTCGCCGGCCGCCCGGAGCACCGCC
Protein-coding sequences here:
- a CDS encoding TetR/AcrR family transcriptional regulator; its protein translation is MEFSDEAAPTAGDPAEPGTVRPGGRTARVRAAVLRAAGDTLAEQGFHRLDLAEIARRADVGKTTVYRRWGTVAGLVADLLTDMAEQSAPRTETGSLTEDLLANAELVRRTLTDPRQGALFKAVIAAATGDARTAEALYRFYEVRVAEWAPCVRQAVERGELPEGTDSAEVVRAVSAPLYYRFLTTGEPLDGAAAARAARAAVAAARAGAFVREPEHG